A genomic region of Dreissena polymorpha isolate Duluth1 chromosome 4, UMN_Dpol_1.0, whole genome shotgun sequence contains the following coding sequences:
- the LOC127878711 gene encoding uncharacterized protein LOC127878711 encodes MIQPIAHSSNLSVNGIVVHCIENNIANPVEILKFCQQNLVKGRPLEITDINEPLSGNTNFIIVDRVNILQTSFEELSDKTTEELGKTLEVQFYTEAAEDYGGPRKEFFRIILRAIKEKYFDSGLRELLQDDDRMVGIVFALTILQNGKLPTFMNATFLFHATPVTLTLKRLMIILKAVFSENGSNRQTLEKDVYAIFVKYVREVASGRRGSVSLGHILQFATGTDEEPMLGFSIHPSIEFVEVQANSSFIPTANTCINCMKLPRPSLEVKLPADTELFSLYDYAFMNSFYGLI; translated from the exons ATGATACAACCAATTGCACACTCATCCAACTTGTCTGTAAATGGAATTGTTGTGCATTGTATAGAAAATAATATTGCCAATCCAGTGGAAATCCTTAAATTTTGCCAGCAAAACCTTGTGAAAGGAAGACCTCTTGAGATTACAGATATTAATGAACCACTTTCAGGAAACACAAACTTCATAATTGTTGATAGGGTGAACATATTACAGACCTCTTTTGAGGAACTTTCTGACAAGACAACAGAAGAATTGGGGAAAACTTTAGAAGTCCAGTTCTATACAGAG GCAGCAGAAGACTATGGTGGGCCTAGAAAGGAATTTTTCAGAATCATATTGAGAGCCATCAAGGAAAAGTATTTTGACAGTGGATTACGAGAACTCTTGCAAGATGATGATCGaatggttgggattgtatttg CTCTTACCATACTACAGAATGGGAAATTGCCAACATTCATGAATGCAACT TTTCTCTTTCATGCAACTCCTGTAACTCTAACGTTGAAGAGGCTTATGATCATTTTGAAAGCTGTATTTAGTGAGAATGGGTCCAACAGACAAACCCTAGAAAAGGATGTGTATGCAATATTTGTGAAATATGTAAGGGAAGTGGCTA GTGGTAGGAGAGGCTCTGTATCTCTAGGACATATCCTACAGTTTGCCACAGGGACTGATGAAGAACCTATGCTTGGCTTTTCCATTCATCCGTCTATAGAATTTGTAGAAGTCCAAGCAAACTCCTCCTTCATTCCAACAGCCAACACCTGCATAAATTGTATGAAGTTACCAAGACCATCTTTGGAAGTTAAGTTACCTGCTGATACAGAACTGTTTTCATTGTATGATTATGCATTTATGAATTCATTTTATGGTCTTatctaa